One genomic segment of Candidatus Effluviviaceae Genus V sp. includes these proteins:
- a CDS encoding FMN-binding protein, with amino-acid sequence MGNFVRLVGTLAVIAAIASFGLSAVYNATHEITAAYKVQEQENARREVLPDAGDAVFEMTETDTELQGRPFVYYTAYGTDARDDVIGWTFTAYGKGYSSTIETIVGVVPGGTISGVKIVFQQETPGLGAKVTEVASENTLWAMLSGSAVDESGARPWFQVQFDGRSADELAIVKSESEDGILAITGATISSEAVTASVREGLGHLLSIVEGGAGAGAGGVGADNGGETDPDAGGAEPEPGDEALSQNGSTGEDAA; translated from the coding sequence GTGGGTAACTTCGTGCGGCTGGTCGGCACCCTCGCCGTGATCGCGGCCATCGCGAGCTTCGGGCTCTCGGCGGTCTACAACGCGACGCACGAGATCACCGCGGCCTACAAGGTCCAGGAGCAGGAGAACGCCCGGCGCGAGGTGCTCCCCGACGCCGGCGACGCGGTCTTCGAGATGACGGAGACCGACACCGAGCTCCAGGGACGGCCGTTCGTCTACTACACGGCCTACGGGACCGACGCGAGGGACGACGTCATCGGCTGGACGTTCACGGCGTACGGCAAGGGCTACTCGAGCACCATCGAGACCATCGTGGGGGTCGTGCCCGGCGGGACCATCAGCGGCGTCAAGATCGTCTTCCAGCAGGAGACGCCGGGCCTCGGCGCGAAGGTGACCGAGGTGGCGTCCGAGAACACGCTCTGGGCGATGCTGAGCGGAAGCGCAGTCGACGAGTCGGGCGCGCGGCCCTGGTTCCAGGTTCAGTTCGACGGCCGCTCGGCCGACGAGCTAGCAATCGTCAAGAGCGAGAGCGAGGACGGCATCCTCGCCATCACGGGCGCGACCATCAGCTCGGAGGCCGTGACGGCGTCGGTGCGCGAGGGGCTCGGGCATCTGCTGTCGATCGTCGAGGGCGGAGCCGGGGCCGGGGCCGGCGGCGTCGGGGCCGACAACGGCGGCGAGACCGACCCTGACGCCGGCGGCGCGGAGCCCGAGCCTGGCGACGAGGCCCTCTCGCAGAACGGCTCGACCGGGGAGGACGCGGCATGA
- a CDS encoding RnfABCDGE type electron transport complex subunit B — MDSVVVISVVALTAMAIVFGTILAIASRVFAVRRDPRVEQVLELLPGANCGACGYPGCAGLAEAIVKGEAPPNACPPGGSETAQSVAEVMGLDAGEMTPLVAVVHCAGSTENAVQRLEYEGIEDCRAAMLVGGSPKACIYGCLGLG, encoded by the coding sequence ATGGACTCCGTCGTCGTCATATCCGTCGTCGCTCTGACCGCCATGGCCATCGTCTTCGGGACGATCCTCGCCATCGCGTCCAGGGTGTTCGCCGTGAGGCGCGACCCCCGTGTCGAGCAGGTGCTCGAGCTCCTGCCGGGCGCGAACTGCGGCGCGTGCGGCTACCCGGGCTGCGCCGGGCTGGCCGAGGCGATCGTCAAGGGCGAGGCGCCGCCGAACGCGTGTCCGCCCGGCGGCTCCGAGACGGCACAGAGCGTCGCCGAGGTGATGGGGCTCGACGCGGGGGAGATGACGCCACTCGTCGCGGTCGTCCACTGCGCCGGGTCGACCGAGAACGCCGTCCAGCGCCTCGAGTACGAGGGCATCGAGGACTGCCGCGCGGCCATGCTCGTCGGCGGAAGTCCCAAGGCGTGCATCTACGGATGCCTCGGCCTCGGG
- a CDS encoding RnfABCDGE type electron transport complex subunit E, giving the protein MSAINELVKGVYRENPVFRLALGLCPALAVSTSVENAIGMGGAATFVLLGSNIVISLVRKAIPAKVRIPCFIVVIATFVTIVELVMGAYLPELSKSLGIFIPLIVVNCIILGRAEAFASKNGLGLSILDAVGMGIGFTFALVTVSAIREIMGDGKLFGYMVFGPGYKPVLMMILAPGAFITMGLLMGYFNMIDAMRRRKSEES; this is encoded by the coding sequence ATGAGCGCCATCAACGAGCTCGTGAAGGGCGTCTACAGAGAGAACCCCGTCTTCCGTCTGGCGCTGGGACTCTGCCCCGCGCTGGCCGTCTCGACGTCGGTCGAGAACGCCATCGGCATGGGCGGCGCGGCGACGTTCGTGCTTCTCGGCTCGAACATCGTCATCTCGCTCGTCCGGAAGGCGATTCCCGCGAAGGTCAGGATCCCGTGCTTCATCGTCGTCATCGCGACCTTCGTGACGATCGTCGAGCTCGTGATGGGGGCGTACCTGCCGGAGCTCTCGAAGAGCCTCGGCATCTTCATCCCGCTCATCGTCGTGAACTGCATCATTCTGGGAAGAGCCGAGGCGTTCGCTTCGAAGAACGGCCTCGGGCTCTCGATCCTCGACGCCGTCGGCATGGGCATCGGCTTCACGTTCGCGCTCGTGACCGTGAGTGCCATCCGCGAGATCATGGGGGACGGGAAGCTCTTCGGCTACATGGTCTTCGGGCCCGGCTACAAACCGGTGCTCATGATGATCCTGGCGCCAGGCGCGTTCATCACGATGGGGCTCCTGATGGGTTACTTCAACATGATCGACGCGATGCGCCGCAGGAAGAGCGAGGAGTCGTAG
- a CDS encoding RnfABCDGE type electron transport complex subunit D: MAETEARPRFLVSASPHIRQDVSVPRVMYGVVIALIPALVGSVYFYGLRALYLTLIACVTCLATEALIQRMRNVPVTIADGSALVTGILLAFNLPPGVPWWMPVVGSVFAIAIGKQVFGGLGYNPLNPALLGRAFLLASWPVAMTTTWLPARGGTLSGAGLSGVDVVTQATPLALMRKVNEILADPSSTTHQLVQAREVLTELGSADTMLNLFVGRIGGCIGETSVLLLLVGAAYLLFKRYIDWRIPLAYIGTVALLTWIFGGANGFFTGNALFHMLAGGLVLGAFYMATDMVSSPVTPKGMMIFGVGCGVITVVIRLIGGYPEGVSYSILLMNVAVPLIDRHTRPKTFGEVKQRG, encoded by the coding sequence TGTACGGCGTCGTCATCGCGCTGATCCCGGCGCTCGTCGGATCGGTCTACTTCTATGGTCTGCGCGCGCTCTACCTGACGCTCATCGCGTGCGTGACCTGCCTCGCGACCGAAGCGCTCATCCAGCGCATGCGGAACGTGCCCGTCACCATCGCGGACGGCAGCGCGCTGGTCACGGGCATCCTGCTGGCCTTCAACCTCCCGCCCGGCGTCCCGTGGTGGATGCCGGTCGTGGGATCCGTCTTCGCCATCGCCATCGGCAAGCAGGTCTTCGGCGGGCTCGGGTACAACCCGCTGAACCCCGCGCTCCTCGGCCGCGCGTTCCTGCTCGCGAGCTGGCCCGTGGCCATGACGACGACGTGGCTCCCCGCGAGGGGCGGCACGCTCTCCGGCGCCGGACTCTCGGGCGTCGACGTCGTGACGCAGGCGACGCCGCTCGCCCTCATGCGGAAGGTCAACGAGATCCTCGCCGACCCGTCCTCGACGACCCACCAGCTCGTGCAGGCCCGCGAGGTCCTGACGGAGCTCGGGTCGGCCGACACGATGCTCAACCTCTTCGTCGGCCGCATCGGAGGGTGCATCGGCGAGACCTCGGTGCTCCTGCTGCTGGTGGGAGCGGCGTATCTTCTGTTCAAGCGCTACATCGACTGGCGGATCCCCCTGGCCTACATCGGGACAGTGGCGCTTCTCACGTGGATCTTCGGCGGCGCGAACGGGTTCTTCACCGGCAACGCGCTCTTCCACATGCTTGCGGGCGGTCTCGTGCTCGGCGCGTTCTACATGGCGACCGACATGGTGAGCTCGCCCGTGACCCCGAAGGGGATGATGATCTTCGGCGTGGGGTGCGGCGTCATCACGGTCGTCATCCGCCTCATCGGCGGGTACCCGGAGGGCGTCAGCTACTCGATCCTCTTGATGAACGTCGCTGTCCCTCTCATCGACCGCCACACGCGGCCGAAGACGTTCGGGGAGGTGAAGCAGCGTGGGTAA
- the rsxA gene encoding electron transport complex subunit RsxA, with product MDLGQLFAIIIGAVFVSNFVLMRFLGLCPFVGVSKDSDSALGMGMAVIFVMTMASLVTWFIYTYVLEPFGITYLRTIAFILVIATLVQFVEMVIEKTSPALHRSLGIYLPLITTNCAVLGVAVVNVEDFMNADLPAAASFIYTVVHGFSAGLGFTLALVLMAAIRERLDLLDVPKSMRGIPITFIVAGLMAMAFMGFSGLKIG from the coding sequence ATGGACTTAGGCCAGCTCTTCGCCATCATCATCGGGGCCGTCTTCGTATCGAACTTCGTTCTGATGCGGTTCCTGGGGCTCTGCCCGTTCGTCGGGGTTTCGAAGGACTCGGACTCGGCGCTCGGCATGGGCATGGCCGTCATCTTCGTGATGACGATGGCCTCGCTCGTCACGTGGTTCATCTACACGTACGTGCTGGAGCCGTTCGGCATCACGTATCTCCGGACCATCGCGTTCATCCTGGTCATCGCGACGCTCGTGCAGTTCGTCGAGATGGTCATCGAGAAGACGTCGCCTGCGCTTCACCGTTCGCTCGGCATCTACCTGCCGCTCATCACGACGAACTGCGCCGTGCTCGGCGTGGCGGTCGTGAACGTCGAGGACTTCATGAACGCCGACCTCCCGGCGGCGGCCAGCTTCATCTACACGGTGGTCCACGGGTTCTCGGCGGGGCTCGGCTTCACGCTGGCCCTCGTGTTGATGGCCGCCATCCGCGAGCGCCTCGACCTCCTCGACGTGCCGAAGTCGATGCGCGGCATCCCGATCACGTTCATCGTGGCCGGGCTCATGGCGATGGCGTTCATGGGATTCTCGGGACTCAAGATCGGATAG